The following are encoded together in the Anoplopoma fimbria isolate UVic2021 breed Golden Eagle Sablefish chromosome 9, Afim_UVic_2022, whole genome shotgun sequence genome:
- the gucy1b1 gene encoding guanylate cyclase soluble subunit beta-1, with protein sequence MYGFVNHALELLVLRNYGPEVWEDIKKEAQLDIEGQFLVRIIYEDGKTYDLVAAASKVLKIDAGDILQMFGKMFFEFCQESGYDTILRVLGSNVREFLQNLDALHDHLGTIYPGMRAPSFRCTDAEKGNNLILHYYSEREGLQDIVIGIIKTVAQQIHGTEIEMKMIQPKSKECDHIKFLIEEKDSEEEAFYEDLDGFEENGTQETRISPYTFCKSFPFHLMFDRDLMLTQCGNAIYRVLPQLQPGTCILPSVFSLVRPHIDFSFHGILSHINTVFVLRSKEGLLNVETVENEDELTGVEISCLRLKGQMIYLPEAENILFLCSPSVMNLDDLTRRGLYLSDIPLHDATRDLVLLGEQFREEYKLTQELEILTDRLQHTLRALEDEKKKTDRLLYSVLPPSVANELRHKRPVPAKRYDNLTILFSGIVGFNAFCSKHASAEGAIKIVNLLNDVYTRFDILTDSRNNPYVYKVETVGDKYMTVSGLPEPCTHHAKSICHLALDMLEIAGQVKVDDQPVQITIGIHTGEVVTGVIGQRMPRYCLFGNTVNLTSRTETTGEKGKINVSEYTYRCLQSAENADPQFNLEYRGPITMKGKKEPMKVWFLSRKPTDTQSTTVS encoded by the exons ATG tatgGTTTTGTGAATCACGCCCTGGAGCTCCTCGTTTTAAGGAATTACGGCCCGGAAGTGTGGGAAGATATCAA gAAGGAGGCTCAGCTTGATATTGAGGGTCAGTTCCTTGTTAGAATCATATATGAAGATGGCAAAACATACGACCTTGTTGCTGCTGCAAGTAAAGTTCTGA AGATCGATGCAGGAGACATCTTGCAGATGTTTGGGAAGATGTTTTTTGAATTTTGCCAAGAATCGGGATATGACACCATCTTGCGTGTGTTGGGATCAAATGTTCGTGAATTCCTGCAG AATTTGGATGCTCTACATGACCACTTGGGTACCATTTATCCTGGGATGAGGGCTCCCTCATTCCGCTGCACCGATGCAGAGAAGGGGAACAATCTGATTCTTCACTACTACTCGGAGAGAGAAGGCCTACAAGACATTGTGATTGGCATCATTAAAACTGTCGCTCAACAAATCCATGGGACAGAGATAGAGATGAAG ATGATCCAACCGAAAAGCAAGGAGTGTGACCACATCAAGTTTCTGATTGAGGAGAAGGACTCAGAGGAAGAGGCTTTCTACGAGGACCTGGACGGGTTCGAGGAGAACGGCACACAGGAGACCCGGATCAGTCCGTACACGTTTTGCAAGTCCTTCCCGTTCCACCTGATGTTTGACAGAGACCTGATGCTCACACAGTGTGGGAACGCCATTTATCGAGTCCTGCCTCAG CTCCAGCCTGGCACCTGTATCCTCCCttcagttttttctttggtCCGCCCTCACATTGACTTCAGCTTTCATGGCATCCTTTCCCACATTAACACCGTCTTCGTTCTGCGCAGCAAG GAGGGCTTGCTGAATGTGGAGACTGTAGAGAATGAGGACGAGCTGACGGGGGTGGAGATCAGCTGTCTGAGATTGAAAGGACAGATGATTTACTTGCCAGAGGCGGAGAACATCCTTTTTCTTTGCTCACCCAG TGTTATGAACCTGGATGATCTCACACGAAGGGGGCTTTACCTGAGCGACATCCCGCTTCATGACGCCACGCGTGACCTGGTGCTGCTTGGGGAGCAATTTCGTGAGGAGTACAAGCTGACCCAGGAGCTGGAAATCTTGACAGATCGTCTGCAGCACACACTCAGGGCCCTGGAGGAcgagaagaaaaagacagacag ATTGCTCTATTCCGTTCTGCCACCGTCTGTTGCCAACGAGCTGCGACACAAGCGGCCTGTCCCAGCAAAACGCTACGACAACTTGACCATCCTTTTTAGCGGCATTGTGGGATTCAATGCCTTCTGCAGCAAGCACGCCTCGGCGGAGGGAGCCATCAAGATAGTCAACCTGCTCAATGATGTTTACACACGTTTTGACATCTTGACAGACTCTCGGAACAACCCTTATGTATACAAG GTGGAAACAGTTGGTGATAAGTACATGACAGTGAGCGGCCTACCAGAGCCGTGCACACACCACGCCAAGTCCATCTGCCATCTCGCTCTTGATATGTTGGAGATTGCTGGACAAGTCAAAGTGGATGATCAACCAGTGCAG ATTACTATTGGGATCCACACAGGAGAAGTGGTGACTGGGGTGATTGGCCAGAGGATGCCCAGATATTGCCTTTTTGGAAATACGGTCAACCTCACAAGTCGTACAGAAACTACTGGcgaaaagggaaaaataaatgtctcaGAATATACATACCG GTGTTTGCAGTCTGCGGAGAACGCTGACCCTCAGTTTAATTTGGAGTACCGGGGCCCCATCACcatgaaaggaaagaaggaaccGATGAAGGTGTGGTTTCTGTCGAGGAAGCCCACCGACACACAGTCCACCACAGTTAGTTAA
- the fabp2 gene encoding fatty acid-binding protein, intestinal yields MTFDGNWKIDSNDNYEKFMEQMGINMVKRKLAAHDNLKITIERTGDKFKIKENSKFRTLELDFTLGVTFDYSLADGTEVSGSWTIEGDMMKGLFTRKDNGKILTTTRIVQGDELIQTYNYEGVDAKRIFKKF; encoded by the exons ATGACCTTCGACGGCAACTGGAAAATTGATAGCAATGACAACTATGAGAAATTCATGGAACAGATGG GAATTAACATGGTGAAGAGGAAGCTGGCTGCTCACGACAACCTGAAGATAACCATCGAGCGGACTGGAGACAAGTTTAAAATCAAGGAGAACAGCAAGTTCCGCACCCTGGAACTAGACTTCACCCTGGGTGTTACCTTTGACTACAGCCTTGCAGATGGAACAGAAGTATCa GGCTCCTGGACCATTGAGGGAGACATGATGAAGGGGCTGTTCACAAGGAAGGACAACGGAAAGATACTGACAACAACCAGAATTGTCCAAGGAGATGAACTTATACAG ACCTACAACTATGAAGGTGTGGACGCGAAGAGGATTTTCAAGAAGTTTTAG